Below is a window of Brachyspira pilosicoli DNA.
CATATCCCACCAACTATAATGTCCGTTTTCTTTTACAAACATTCTAAAAGTATCAGTAAAACCGCTATTTAAAAATTTTGTTATACGTTCTCTTTCTACAGGTAAAAAACCAATACTCTTTTCATTTTCTTTAGGTCTAGCTAAATCTATAGCCTCATGAGCAATATTCATATCCCCGCATAATATTACATTAGTTTTCTCTTTTAATTTTATCATCTGCTTAGTCATTTCGTCATAAAAAGAAAGCTTATAATTAAAATGCTCCTCAGATTTGCCGCCATTAGGAAAATAAACATTAAATATAGTAAAATCATCAAACTCTAAAGCAAGTATTCTTCCTTCTCTGTCTGTGAATTTAGAACCAAATTTATTTTTTATTTCTTTATTAGGTTTTAATTTAGTATATATAGCAACTCCGCTATAGCCTTTTCTTATTTCTGGGTCAGCGGGGTTAATAAATAATTGATAGCCTTCTATATTTCTCAAATCTTCTGGAAGCTGTTCTTCAAAAGCCTTTGTTTCTTGCAGGCATACTATATCAGCATCCTCTTTTTTTATAAAATCTAATAAGCCTTTTTTATATGCAGCCCTTATGCCATTAACATTCCAAGAAATTATTTTTAGTGTACTCATACATTGCCTTTAATAAGTTATTTAGTATTATACTAATAATTTCATTATTTGTCAAAATTGGAAGTTCTATTTATAAGCAGTTGAGTTTTTTTATGAAAAAATATTAAGTTTTTAAAATATTATTAAAGAAAGAAATTGTTAATTTGAAGCTATATTCCCGCTATCGGCATTTTTTTTAAAAAAATTAGTATTTACTTTTTTTAAAAAAATATTATAATATGTTTATATATTATGTTATTATTTTGTAGGGGATGACTAAATAATATACAAAACATAATAAATTTGGAAATTATAATTTTTTAATGACTATTCATGGAGGGTAGTAACTATGATTATCAACAATAATGTTTCTGCATTAAATGCAAACAGGCAGTTAAACTTAACTGGCAATCAAATGACAAAAACAATTCAACAACTTTCAAGCGGTATGAGAATTAATACTGCAGGAGATGATGCTTCTGGTTTAGCAGTATCTGAAAAAATGCGCTCTCAATACCGTGGTTTACAACAAGCTACTAGAAATGCTCAAAACGGCATATCTTTCATTCAAACAACTGAAGGTTATTTAAATGAAACTACTAACATTATGCAAAGAATGAGAGAATTAGCTATTCAGTCTGCTAACGGTATATATTCTGACAGCGACAGAGCTTTAATTCAAGTAGAAGTTAATCAATTAGTAGCTGAAGTTGACAGAATCGCTTCTCAAGCTGAATTCAACAAAATGAATATGTTAACAGGTCGTTTTGCTGCTGACGGTCAAACTCCTATCACTTTCCACATTGGTGCTAATATGGATCAAAGAGTATCTGTTAATATAGGTGCTATGACTGCTGCTAACTTACAAGTTGGCGGTGATACTCCTCTTTCTATCTCTTCTGTTGAAACTGCTAACCAAGCTTTAGGAAGAATAGATGAAGGTATACAAATGGTTGTTGCTCAAAGAGCAGAATTAGGTGCTGTTCAAAACAGAATGGAATCTATGGTAAAAAGCTTAATGATAGCTACTGAAAACACTATCGCTTCTGAAAGTGTTATAAGAGATGCTGATATGGCTCAAGCTATGGTTGCTTATACTCGTGAACAAATCTTACAACAAACTGGTGCTGCTATGTTAGCTAATGCTAATATGAAAAATCAGTCTATAATGAGAATTATAGGATAATTTAGTCGTCTTATTACAAATATAGTAAAAAGCTCATTGGTATTTTTGTACTGATGAGCTTTTTTATAATGTGAAGAAAAAATATTT
It encodes the following:
- the xth gene encoding exodeoxyribonuclease III, encoding MSTLKIISWNVNGIRAAYKKGLLDFIKKEDADIVCLQETKAFEEQLPEDLRNIEGYQLFINPADPEIRKGYSGVAIYTKLKPNKEIKNKFGSKFTDREGRILALEFDDFTIFNVYFPNGGKSEEHFNYKLSFYDEMTKQMIKLKEKTNVILCGDMNIAHEAIDLARPKENEKSIGFLPVERERITKFLNSGFTDTFRMFVKENGHYSWWDMKTRSREKNVGWRIDYFFVNNEISNNIKRADILTDVLGSDHCPILIEWDK
- a CDS encoding flagellin, with amino-acid sequence MIINNNVSALNANRQLNLTGNQMTKTIQQLSSGMRINTAGDDASGLAVSEKMRSQYRGLQQATRNAQNGISFIQTTEGYLNETTNIMQRMRELAIQSANGIYSDSDRALIQVEVNQLVAEVDRIASQAEFNKMNMLTGRFAADGQTPITFHIGANMDQRVSVNIGAMTAANLQVGGDTPLSISSVETANQALGRIDEGIQMVVAQRAELGAVQNRMESMVKSLMIATENTIASESVIRDADMAQAMVAYTREQILQQTGAAMLANANMKNQSIMRIIG